The following coding sequences are from one Mesorhizobium onobrychidis window:
- a CDS encoding GYD domain-containing protein, with translation MPPHETADTPAATTTSRLYISLMRLTDKGLAELAGSPERRKISEERVAALGGRSIAFYATLGTYDFVQVFEMPDNEAMMQYVLTARRDGFVEPLILPAFDPQIFGAIVERVLK, from the coding sequence ATGCCACCTCATGAGACTGCCGACACGCCGGCCGCAACCACGACCAGCCGGCTTTACATCTCCCTGATGCGATTGACGGACAAGGGCCTGGCCGAGCTGGCCGGCAGCCCGGAGCGCCGGAAAATCAGCGAGGAGCGGGTTGCAGCACTCGGCGGCAGATCCATCGCCTTCTATGCCACGCTCGGCACCTATGACTTCGTCCAGGTTTTCGAAATGCCTGATAACGAGGCCATGATGCAATATGTGCTCACGGCCCGGCGCGATGGCTTCGTCGAGCCTCTCATCCTGCCGGCATTCGACCCGCAAATCTTCGGCGCTATTGTCGAACGGGTCTTGAAATAG
- a CDS encoding cysteine hydrolase family protein — protein sequence MIKATPFDFPYDGRLVPGNTALIVIDLQEDFLSTTGYFARQGYDPSPLRAILPTVNRLIAAARAAGLRIIHTRQGYRGDMADMTPYEKWRRKRAGLEGTDILLRSSPGFQIVPEIDVAPQDIIVDKTCNGAFTYTDFEHVLRAQGITHLLFSGCTTDVCVHTTLREACDRNFQCLTISDACASGDQRAHEAALHMVTVENGIFGALTDSGAVIAAMSQLSGEAH from the coding sequence ATGATCAAGGCGACACCTTTCGATTTCCCCTATGATGGCAGGCTGGTGCCTGGAAACACCGCGCTCATCGTCATCGACCTGCAGGAGGACTTCCTGTCGACGACAGGCTATTTCGCCAGGCAGGGCTACGATCCAAGCCCGCTGCGGGCCATCCTGCCGACGGTGAACCGCCTGATCGCGGCGGCGCGCGCGGCCGGCCTCAGGATCATCCACACCAGGCAAGGCTACCGGGGCGATATGGCCGACATGACGCCCTACGAGAAATGGCGTCGCAAGCGGGCCGGCCTCGAGGGAACCGACATCCTGCTGCGTTCGAGCCCCGGCTTCCAGATCGTTCCGGAGATCGACGTCGCGCCACAGGACATCATCGTCGACAAGACCTGCAACGGCGCCTTCACCTACACGGATTTCGAGCATGTGCTGCGCGCCCAAGGCATCACGCATCTCCTGTTCTCGGGATGCACGACGGATGTCTGCGTGCACACGACCTTGCGCGAAGCCTGCGACCGAAATTTCCAGTGCCTGACGATCTCCGACGCCTGCGCCAGCGGCGACCAGAGGGCGCATGAGGCCGCGCTCCACATGGTAACGGTCGAGAACGGCATCTTCGGCGCGCTGACCGACTCAGGCGCCGTCATCGCGGCGATGTCGCAACTCTCCGGCGAGGCGCACTGA
- a CDS encoding ABC transporter ATP-binding protein, with translation MALLVIDDLAKTYDKVTALTGINLSVEAGEFVTLLGPSGSGKTTLLMSLAGFTTPSKGTIRLDGKDITHVDPEDRNFGFVFQGYALFPHLSVANNIAFSLRVRKWEKARIAARVAEMLSLVGLGNLAERKPRELSGGQQQRVAIARALAFGPRILLLDEPLSALDRMLRETMQKELRRLHRETGVTFVYVTHDQEEAIAMSDRIAVFNHGRIIEIGPPRGLYKKPSTRFVAGFLGENNFLSGQRADDDETMVEAFGTRFGSTCVKGRRERPGDSLTVWVRPEDIRIGQATGDEIGFRATVVENSFVGALERILLRTATGEEMVATLRSEVAVAAVPGQVVDCRIDPSAIGVLPNEESHP, from the coding sequence ATGGCATTGCTGGTTATCGACGATCTGGCGAAGACCTATGATAAGGTCACTGCCTTGACCGGGATCAACCTCTCGGTCGAGGCGGGAGAGTTCGTCACCTTGCTCGGACCCTCGGGGTCCGGCAAGACCACCTTGCTGATGTCGCTGGCCGGCTTCACCACGCCGAGCAAGGGCACGATCCGCCTCGACGGCAAGGACATCACCCATGTCGATCCGGAGGACCGCAATTTCGGCTTCGTCTTCCAGGGTTATGCGCTGTTCCCGCATCTGAGCGTCGCCAACAACATCGCCTTCTCGCTGCGCGTCCGCAAATGGGAGAAGGCGAGGATCGCCGCGCGGGTAGCCGAGATGCTGTCGCTCGTAGGCCTCGGCAATCTGGCCGAGCGCAAGCCGCGCGAATTGTCCGGCGGCCAGCAGCAGCGCGTCGCCATCGCCCGGGCGCTCGCCTTCGGGCCGCGCATCCTGCTTCTCGACGAGCCGCTTTCGGCCCTCGACCGCATGCTGCGCGAAACGATGCAGAAGGAGCTGAGGCGGCTGCATCGCGAAACCGGGGTGACATTCGTCTACGTCACTCATGACCAGGAGGAGGCGATTGCGATGTCCGACCGCATCGCGGTGTTCAACCACGGCCGGATCATCGAAATCGGACCACCGCGCGGCCTCTACAAGAAACCGTCGACGCGCTTCGTCGCCGGCTTTCTCGGCGAGAACAATTTCCTGTCCGGCCAGCGTGCCGACGATGACGAGACGATGGTCGAAGCGTTCGGCACGCGCTTTGGCTCTACCTGCGTCAAGGGCCGCCGCGAGCGGCCCGGCGACAGCTTGACCGTGTGGGTGCGCCCCGAGGACATCCGCATCGGGCAGGCGACGGGCGACGAAATCGGCTTTCGCGCGACGGTCGTCGAGAACTCCTTTGTCGGCGCGCTCGAGCGCATCCTGCTCAGGACCGCGACCGGCGAAGAGATGGTTGCGACGCTGCGTTCGGAAGTAGCCGTCGCGGCCGTGCCCGGACAGGTCGTCGACTGCCGGATAGATCCCTCCGCCATCGGCGTTCTGCCCAACGAAGAGAGCCACCCATGA
- a CDS encoding dimethylarginine dimethylaminohydrolase family protein, translating into MSTAMSDNEYRENKFFSIFGSVPEPGFDTAEEQIPVWGRHWGCSNDVGRLRAVLMHRPDDELSVVENKPMPEVGGFGDPEKGWYWMGRTMPDLPAMQRAHDEFTNLLRSEGVDVILVDRAAPGAMKQIYTRDSVIGIPGGAIVTRLARRVRRGEELPVTRALAKAGCPILGTIHGSAVFEGGGFAFIDAKTAVCTVSIACNPEGVRQVESILAGLGVTLIKVPMPGYRIHIDGAFIMVDVETAIVNVNELPYPFIEYLEKRGIKMIELPPEDSAMSLNCLAVAPGRVIMHGSRSKRLADRLDAAGITVLTCNYETVELGGGGLHCSTAPLIRDPI; encoded by the coding sequence ATGAGCACCGCGATGAGCGACAACGAGTACAGGGAGAACAAGTTCTTCAGCATCTTCGGCTCCGTTCCGGAACCGGGCTTCGACACGGCTGAGGAACAGATCCCGGTATGGGGCCGCCATTGGGGCTGCTCGAACGATGTCGGCCGTCTGCGCGCCGTCCTGATGCACCGGCCCGACGACGAATTGTCCGTCGTCGAGAACAAGCCGATGCCTGAGGTCGGCGGTTTCGGCGATCCGGAAAAAGGCTGGTACTGGATGGGCCGGACGATGCCCGACCTGCCCGCCATGCAGCGCGCCCATGATGAATTCACCAACCTGCTGCGGTCGGAAGGCGTCGACGTCATTCTCGTCGACAGGGCCGCTCCCGGGGCGATGAAGCAGATTTACACGCGCGACAGCGTCATCGGCATACCGGGCGGCGCCATCGTTACCCGTCTGGCGCGGCGGGTGCGCCGTGGCGAGGAACTGCCGGTGACCCGGGCGCTGGCCAAGGCCGGATGCCCGATCCTCGGCACCATCCACGGCTCGGCCGTCTTCGAAGGCGGCGGCTTTGCCTTCATCGATGCCAAGACCGCCGTCTGCACGGTCTCGATCGCCTGCAACCCGGAAGGGGTGCGGCAGGTCGAAAGCATTCTCGCCGGCCTTGGCGTGACGCTGATCAAGGTACCGATGCCGGGATACCGTATTCACATCGACGGCGCTTTCATTATGGTCGACGTCGAGACGGCGATCGTCAATGTCAATGAACTGCCCTACCCGTTCATCGAATATCTGGAGAAGCGCGGCATCAAGATGATCGAACTGCCTCCCGAAGACAGCGCCATGTCGCTCAACTGTCTGGCCGTCGCGCCCGGACGCGTGATCATGCATGGCAGCCGCTCGAAGCGCCTGGCCGACAGGCTCGATGCCGCGGGGATCACCGTGCTGACCTGCAATTACGAGACGGTCGAGCTTGGCGGCGGCGGCCTGCATTGCTCGACGGCGCCGCTGATCAGGGACCCGATCTGA
- a CDS encoding ABC transporter permease: MRLRHIIEVGLPRFVAWCLLGFLFVPILVVIPVALTDRDYLSLPQDGISMEHFAALADWSKGWLPSMLTSAGIALACAAIATALGVAFAVGAWAAGGWWPSFMRILLLSPMIVPPIIYAVGMVKLWARLSLLDSYTGVVLVHVVLALPLTVLAIGASLSNLDQRLVQAARSLGARPMTVFGKVILPNIVPGVAAGALLAFVASWDEITVTLFITGRAVVTLPRRIWTSIQDAVDPALAAIATVLLVVTVLALVARALIERRQRQQKL; this comes from the coding sequence TTTGTGGCCTGGTGCCTGCTCGGCTTCCTGTTCGTTCCGATCCTGGTGGTGATACCGGTCGCGCTCACCGACCGCGATTATTTGTCCCTGCCGCAGGATGGCATCTCGATGGAGCATTTCGCCGCACTGGCCGACTGGAGCAAGGGCTGGCTGCCCAGCATGCTGACCAGCGCCGGCATCGCACTCGCCTGCGCCGCGATCGCGACGGCGCTCGGCGTCGCCTTCGCCGTCGGCGCCTGGGCGGCGGGCGGCTGGTGGCCGTCCTTCATGCGCATACTCCTGTTGTCGCCAATGATCGTTCCGCCGATCATCTACGCTGTCGGCATGGTCAAGCTGTGGGCCCGCCTGTCGCTGCTCGACAGCTACACCGGCGTCGTCCTGGTGCATGTCGTGCTGGCCTTGCCGCTGACCGTGCTGGCGATCGGAGCGTCGCTGTCCAATCTCGACCAGAGGCTGGTGCAGGCGGCCAGAAGCCTCGGCGCCAGGCCGATGACGGTCTTCGGCAAGGTGATCTTGCCGAACATCGTTCCGGGCGTTGCCGCCGGCGCGCTGCTGGCCTTCGTCGCCTCCTGGGACGAGATCACGGTGACGCTTTTCATCACCGGACGCGCCGTCGTCACGCTGCCGCGCCGCATCTGGACAAGCATCCAGGATGCGGTCGATCCGGCGCTGGCGGCAATCGCCACCGTCCTGCTCGTCGTCACTGTTCTGGCGCTGGTAGCACGCGCGCTGATCGAACGCCGGCAACGGCAACAGAAACTCTAA